GGCCAGAGCGTTTACATCCGCTTCGCCCTGGATTCGGACTGGAGCGTGAACGGCGATGGCATCTACCTAAATGACATCTCCGTGGCCGGTTTTGGCGCCGACCAGATCGTTTTTGGCGATGTGGACAGCGACCGGCTGATCAGCGTGCAGGACGCCCAGGCCGTGATCGACCACAGGGTGGGCTTTGACCCGCTGCCGCAGCTGGATCCCCTGCCCTGGACAGACGCCCGGGTGACCGCCGCGGACGTTGATCAGAGCACGGTTTTGGATTCCGAGGACGCCTGGCTGATCGGGCAGTATCTGCTCGACCCCCAGTTCCGCTTCCAAGCCCAGAGTGGGGAAGAGGCGGTGCTGCCGGCTGTTTCCCTGCAAGCTAAGCATATCGATGATCAGAATTTTATCCATTACCTGGTGAGCGGAAACCCCGACGGGGAGTTTCGCTGCATTGACTGGCAGTTGCTTCCCCCGGATGGTTTCACCTCTCTTGAGGCCTCAGTTACCGGGGACATTTTTGACGGCATATCGGCCTACAACCCTCAGCTGCTGAAATACGCCCATGCCCAGTTGGGCGGAGGTGGCGACCTGAGCTTCACCTTCATGTACAACACCGCCCTGCCCGGCATAGACCTCGCTTACAGCGCCAACGGCCAGCCCGGCTTGCTGAACCTGCCCTCCGGCGTGGCGAACGAGGAGCAGAACGATTCCCCGGCTGTGTTTGCCCTTCAGCAGAATTTCCCCAATCCCTTCAATCCCAGCACCAGGATCAGTTTTTCTCTGCCCGCCAGCCAGGACGCCTGGCTGGGCGTTTACAACCACCGCGGGCAGTTGGTCAGGACCCTTCACGCCGGCCCCCTGGCCAAAGGTGACCACCAGATGGTTTGGAACGGACTGGACGACAGCGGCCGGCCTGTGAGCAGCGGCATCTACCTCTGCAAACTTGTTAGCGGCAACCTCAGCCAGACCCGCAAAATGGTGCTGCTGAAATGAAGCTGAGAAAACTCTCTCTGCTTGCTTTATCCGCGCTGCTCAGCCTGGCCCTGGGCGCTTGCAAGCCCAAAAGTGAGGAACCCATGCCCGCATCCATGCCCGGAACAGAATTCCGCCGTGACGCCACCCTCACCGTCACCGCCCCGGACGGCAGCCTGAAGGCCACTTTTGAAGTGGAGATCGCCGCCACGCAGCAGGCCATCATCCAGGGCCTGATGTATCGCGAGGAGATGGCCCCCAACCGCGGCATGCTCTTCGATCCCGACAGGCTTTCAGACACCTATTTCTGGATGAAGAACACCTACATCCCCCTGGATATCATTTTCATTGACGCGGATCAGCACGTGCTGAACATCGCGCGCGACACGGTGCCTTTCAGCACCGAACAGATCCCGCCGGACGGCGTTTACAGATATGTTCTGGAGATCAATGCCGGCCTCGCCCAACAACACCACATCGCCATCGGAGACAAGATCGAATGGACAACAGAATAGTGAGAACACTGATATTGCTGCTCAGCCTGCTGGCGCTGAGCCTGGTTTTTTCCTGCGACAGGGAAGAGGGCTCCGACCCCGAACAAAGCATTGTGCTGAAAAGGGGCACGCCCCGCGACAGGCAGGAAGAAGAGATTGAGATCGGAGACCTAAGCTCCGAGGACAGCCTGAAAACCGCGAAGAAAACTGAAGAGAAAGAGGAAAAGCCGGCCAAAAAGGATGGCATTTCCTCGCCTTTGGCGAAATTTGAATACAACTGGTCTGATGCCTCCGGGATTCCGGACATCGTGATCGTGGTGGACGATTTTGGCAACAGCGCCGCCTTGCTCGAAGACTATGCCCAGTTGCCTTCCGAAGTGGTTTTCGCCGTGCTGCCCGATCTTTCCGCCACCCAGAGGTCCGGCCAGGTGGCCTCCCAAAACGGCCACGAAGTGATCATTCACGTGCCGATGCAGGCCGAGGGCGGCGGCAATCCCGGCAAGCGATACATCAAAACCACCTCCACCAGCGAGGAGATTGCGGAGCTGATCACCGCCTTCAAGAGCCAACTGCCCATGGCCATCGGGGCCAACAATCACATGGGCAGCGCCGTGACCGCCAACCGCGACGTGCTCGAAACCGTGCTGAGGGAACTGCACTCCCACAAGCTCTTTTTCCTGGACAGCTACACCTCCGGCTCCAGCAAAGGCCCCTCCCTGGCCCGCACCCTGGGCTATCCCGCCCTCAAGCGCGACATGTTTCTGGACGTGCCGGACAGTTCCGACGCCACCCTGGCCGCCAAGATCAATTCCCTGAGCAAATTCAAGGGACGCCGCGAACCCATCGTGATCATCACCCACTGCCACAACAGGGAAAAACTGGCCGCCCTACAGAAATTCATCACCCAAATCAAGGGCATGGGCCTCAAGCTCACCACCCTCTCCCGGGCCAGGAACATCGCCGCCTGATCCCGGAAAAAGCATGGGCAGCAAACAGGAAATAGCAGACTACATCGTCGGCCAGATCAGCTCTGCTGGCGAAGTGTTCGCCAGGAAAATGTTCGGTGAGTATGGGCTCTATTGCGACGCCAAAATGATCGCCCTGATCGCTGATGACCAGCTTTTCATCAAGCCCACCGATGCCGGCAGGGCCTTCATCGGAGATGTGGAGGAAGCCGCTCCCTATCCCGGGGCGAAACTCTGGCTGCTGATCCCGGAGGAACGCTGGGAAGACGCTTCCTGGCTGACTGAATTGGCGAAACTCACTGGGGCAGCTTTGCCCCCACCCAAACCCAAGCCGGCCAAAAAACCCAAACCATGACAGCCAAACAGCGCTGCCCCTGGCCCGGCGCGGATGCCCGGATGCTGCGCTACCACGACGAGGAGTGGGGCGTTCCCCTCCATGACGACCGCAAGCTCTTTGAATTCCTGGTTCTGGACGCCTTTCAGGCCGGCCTCAGCTGGTCCTGCGTGTTGCACAAACGGGAGAATTTCCGCGCCGCTTTCGCTGGTTTCGAGCCCCGGCTGATAGCAGCCTTCGAGGAAGCGAAGATAAACTCCCTGCTCGCTGATCCCGGCATCATCCGCAACCGCCTCAAGGTTCTGGCCACCATTTCCAACGCCCGGGCCTTTCTGGCTGTTCAGGAGGAATTCGGCTCTTTCGACCCCTATATCTGGCAGTTCACGCAGGGCAAAACCCTGGCCAACGCTTGGACCGAAGAAAGCCGGATCCCGGTCCGCAGCGCGGAATCCGACGCCATGAGCAAGGATCTGAAAAGCCGCGGCTTCAAATTTGTGGGCAGCACCATCTGCTACGCCTTCATGCAGGCCGCGGGGATGGTGAACGACCATCTGGTCAGTTGTTACCGCCACCGGGAAGTCCAGCTGATCCACTAAAACAGGATCCAGGACGCGCCCCCGCCAGCCGCTTGTCCCCGCGTTTTCGGCAGTCCCCTTCACTTTCCTAACCCTCCCTGGTTCCAATCCCGCCAGCCTCCCGCCTGATGCCCGCACTCGAGGCGGGGATCTGGCGAGGGGCGCCTGCTCAGCAAGGCCCTCTGCCCTCAGGTAGTTTCACCAGAGCGGGGTGAACCTGATGCAGCGTCAGGCGATCATCTGCCATGAAAGGGATTCGGGGTACCGAAACAGGGTGAGCCTGGTTTACAGCCTCAATCCCGGATTGAACGACGTGGATATCGCCTGACCCAACCAGGGAGGCAGGGTGGCGAGATACTGCCTGCCTCTGTTTTAAGGCTCTCTTTCAAACCAAGGGGTGGAAGTGATCAACCTAAAAGCAACCCAGAGGGCGACAGAACCATAGCGAGGGCGCGTAAGCCCCTCGTTGCGCGACAGAACAATGATAAATGAAAATTGCCACCACCCCTCCCAGGAAACGCACCGCGTTTCGGGCGTGGGGTGCTGGCCTTGATGTTGAGGCATGATATACCCGATGTACGAGGGGTTCCGTCGCTATCATTCTGTCGCCCTCACGGGCTGTACCCACTTGATTTGAAAGAAAGCCTGTTTCAATGGTTCTAATTCTTCTAACATTTACCCAGTCTTCAACCCTCACGGAGCGTTTTAATCTATCTAATTTTTTAATAGTTCCCTGTCTCGGAGCCGGAGCAAGGAGGGCGAAGGCCATAAGTGACATCATAAAAGCATAACACTATATATATCATATATATACCTATATAAATACTAATACCTACTATATTAGTATATATAATATCTATATAGTATATATATCAGTATCTTACATGCCCCTCATCCTGGTCCTGGATGGAAATGAGATAAAGGTGGTGAGACAGGGAACTATTAAAAAATTAGAATAATCAAAAATGGTGGCCGCCGATTCGCGCTGCCGATTCCGGTATGGGGTTAACAAATCAGCCTCGCAGAGGCGAAATAACGATAGCGAGGGTGTGCAGTGAGCGCAGCGAACGGAACCCCTCGTAAGAAGCCCAATACAATATTTGAGCCCCTCGAGGGCGAAAACAACTTTATCTTGACATCCATCCCCCCCTCAACAATCATACGAAAAAACACATTCAGAGGAGAACTTATGCCCGCCTCATATGCCCATTTAACCGTCCATATCGTTTTCTCCACCCACAACCACAAAACCTGGCTGAAAACCTGAAATCCGCGACGCCATGCACTCCTACCTGGCCGCGATCATCAACCGAACAGGCGGCAAGGCGATCAAGGTGGGCGGAACCCAAGACCACATTCACATCCTCTGTTTATTGCCTAAAAATCTCTCACCCGGCGAATTCATGGCCAAGATCAAGGCGAATTCCAGCAAATGGATCCGCGAAAAACATTTTCCAGACTTCCATTGGCAGGATGGTTACGGGTTGTTTTCGGTGAGTAAATCCGACCTGAACAAGGTGAAGGATTACATCGAAAACCAATTGGAACACCATTACAACCTGAGCGCCTGGGAGGAATTTGACAGACTTCTGGCACGACACCAGGAGGAGTGAGCTTCTGAGCCCACAAGGGGCTCGGGGGTCGTCGTCGTTGCGTTTCGAGGGGCTTCGCTGCGCTCCGCGCCCTCGCTATCGTTCTGCCGCCTCTGCGAGGCTTTGCCTGGATGCCAGCCTGCGCTGGCATGACGTGGCGCTGGCGTAGAGTGAAGAAAGAGCATAGACGACAGCATATAAAACCCCCAATCATCTTCCACATCCCCTGGCGTCCATGCCCACTGCGTTCGCTGGACGCCAGGCTTCTGCGCTGGCTTGAAGTCACCATTTCCGTGGCTTGGCTTCAGCACACAAGGCCTGTTGACATAATTCAACAAAGCTATGGTTGGCTGAACCGCCTTTCAGCGGGCAAATCAAAATCGTTATCATCCCCCGAGAAGTTTATCCGCGGATGGAAAAAATAACGGAAACTCGGATTTTATGCTTGACAGGATAGACCCGAGCCTGTACCAATCCAAGAGTCCTTATTATATAACGGATAAGAACTTACATGGGAGGAAACATGAAATGGAGCATACTGGTCGCCGCGCTGCTGTTGATATTCGCAGCCGGTCCGGGGCTGAGCGCCAGCGGTAATGATCTACAGCTGGTCGAGGCCGTGGAGGATCTGAGCATTTCCACAAACGGAAGCGATGTGACCCTAAGCTGGAGCCCGGTTGCTGAGGCCACAGAATACAAGGTTTATTCGTCCGTCTCCGCGGAGGGGGAGTTTTCGGAAGACGCGAACGGGGTTTTCTCCGGCGCCAGCTGGACCGCTCTGGCATCTGGATCCCGCCGCTTTTATCAGGTGACGGCCCTGATTGATGTCGCACCAGAAGGATTCGCTTTTGTGGAAGGCGGCACCATCAATCCTCCTGATGGCCATTACACCGGCGGCTTGAGCGTGGGAAGTTTTCATATCGGCAAATATGAAGTCACCAACTTTGAATGGAACGCGGTGATGGGCTACGGTGAACCTGACACCTATCCCCATGGCGATACCTGGTGCTACATCATTGTATATTGCAACCAGAGAAGCATACAGGAGGGCCTGTCCCCATGTTATTCACACACCACCTATGGCACTGATCCCGATGACTGGCCTCCTTGGTTCTTGATCTATGGACAGGACCACAATATTAGCTGTGACTGGTCTGCCACAGGTTACAGGCTGCCCAGCGACGCGGAATGGGAATTCGCGGCCCGGGGCGGTTTGAACACCAATGGCTGCACGTACAGCGGCAGCAACGATCTGAACGAGGTAGGCTGGTATGTTGAAAACAGCGGATTTGCTGTTCATCAAGTGGGGCAGCTCGCGCCCAACGAACTGGGGGCCTTTGACATGAGCGGCAACTTTTGGGAATGGTGCTGGGATGAATTTGGAACCAATGCCCGCGTGATCCGCGGCGGTTATTTTGGCAACAGCCACACCTCCTGCGCCGTCTCGTTCCGCTCCGGCGCTGGTCCTGGAAAATACGGCAACATTGGCTTCCGCGTCTGCAGGACTTCCCCCTGATTTTTGCCTTTCACTAACTAAGAGGATGACACAAACCCGGGCCTCAGAATGGCTCAAGGGGAACCCCAGATGGCGCTGCCTTGCCGCCAGGGTGTGCCCTTGATCTCATGCTAGGTCCGGGTCCCGGCTTTGCCGGCGCAAGCCCTCACGGGCGGTTGAACCACTTGGTTCAGGGAGCAAAATCCAAGGGGCAGATTCTACAAATTCACAGATTCCCCGCTGGGCAGCTCCTGATATTTAACCGTATGAAACAAAGGCTCTCATTCAAACTGGGTGGGTTGGCCCTGAGGGCGACAGACTATAGCGAGGGTGCGAAGTGACCGGGGTCACTGCGGAGGGCGCAGCGATGCCGTGGGGTGGGAACGGAACCCCTCGTATGAGGAATAAACGAAGGATCGAACCCCTTGCGGGCGACAGAACCCCGGAGATCGATTTCTGTGGCCCACAAGGGCTCTCATTTTGTTGTTGCTCTTGTACGAGGGGCTTCGTTCCGCTGCTCACCATCGCTATGATCTGTCGCCCTCAGGGCTGGTCTGTCAAGCTACTCATCGATTTAGCCACTCGGTAAGGAAGTGATTTGAAATAGACAATGGCCAAGTCTGCGCAGCACTTTTCGCTTGACAGAAAAAGGGCCGTCAAAAAGTGTGCCTAAACTTGATAAGTGAATGAACAGCGCCGGGGGCGTAGTTCAGTTTGGTTAGAACGTCTGCCTGTCACGCAGAAGGCCGCGAGTTCGAGTCTCGTCGCTCCCGCCATAATACTCGGATGCCGGAAACGGCATCCTTTTTTTTTGAGGGGGAGCGGATCCCCCGAGGCCGGGAGACCTGAACGAATGAGAGAGACAAACGAACGCGAGTGCATGCATTACCAAACCCTGGAGGGTCAGGCGGTACGCTGTCTGCTTTGCCCGCACCACTGCCGTTTGGAGGCGGGGCAGAGGGGCCTCTGCCGGGGACGGGCCAACATCGACGGGAAGCTGATGGCGATAAACTACGCCCGCAGCATCGGGGTGGCGCTGGATCCCATCGAGAAAAAGCCTCTTTACCATTTCCGGCCAGGATCACGCGTCATCTCTTTGGGCCCCAATTCCTGCAACTTGAGCTGTTTTTTCTGCCAGAACTCCAACAGCAGCCAGGAAGAATGCCTCACCCGCCGGATGAGCCCGGAGGAGTTGCGCGACTTGGTACAGAGGGAGAGTGGGGAAGAGGCGCGGCAAGTGGCTTTCACCTACACCGAACCGCTCACCTGGTACGAATACATTTACGACTTCGCCCAGCTGGCCCGTGAGGTGGACATCGTGCTGGTGACCAACGCTTTCATCGATCCGGAACCCCTGGATGAGCTTTTACCATACGTCAAGGCGATGAACATAGACCTTAAATCGATGCGAACGGAGTTTTACCAAAAGCATTGCGGCGCCACGCTGGAACCCGTTCTGAGAAACATCAGGAGCGTGTTTGAAGCGGGCGTGCATCTGGAGCTGACCAATCTGCTAATCCCCGGGCTTAACGATTCCGAAGCGGAGATCAAGGAACTGGTGGAGTTCGTGTCCGGGCTTGGCAAAGAGATCCCGCTGCACTTTTCAGCCTATCACCCTGCTTTCCGAGCAATTATCCCGGCCACCCCGGAAAACACGGTCCTGCAGGCTTGCCGGATCGCCTCACGCAAGCTGGACCACGTTTACGCCGGCAACATCCGTTCCGCGGAATTCCAGGCCACCCTCTGTCCAAACTGCTCATCGGAAGTGATCTCCGCGCGCAGGCAGCCGCTGGCCTTGACGGCTGAAGGCTGCTGTTCCCACTGTTCCCAGCCTATCCACGGGGTGTTTTGATGTTCCGCCGGCTGCGCGAGCACATGAGCCTCGCGGATTTTTTACTGATCCTGGCTGTGGTCGCGGCCATCATCGCCAGCGGCTTCATGTTCCTCAGAAAAGACGAACAGCGCTATGTGCATATCTACAAGGACAACCTGGCCGTGGGCGTCTATCCTCTGGACAAAGACCGGGTGATCCGTATCGACACGCACAACACGGTGGAGATCAGAAACGGCAAAGTGCGAATGCTGGCTGCCGACTGTCCGGACAAGCGTTGCGTGAAACAGGGCGCCGGCGACGTGCTGCCGATAGTGTGCCTGCCCAACCGGGTGGTGGTGGAGATCCGTTCCAGCAACGCCGAGCGGGGACTGATAGTCCAGTGAGGTCATCATGTTGAATTTTGTAATCTACGTTTCCGACCACGGCTTTGGGCATGCCACCCGCATGGCCGCCCTGGCGGAGGAATTCATCCGCTTCGGCATCTTCGTGCACATCCGCAGCGCGCGACCGGAGTTCCTCTGGCAAGGACTGGACCCCAACTACAGCGAGATCCACGCCCAGGCCACTGATGTGGGAGTGAAGCACGGCACCAACCTTACCGCCGACCTGGAGGCCACCCGGGCAGCCTTGTTGGACCTGATGGGGCAGAGGCTGCAGATCGTGGAGCGGGAGGTGGAGTTCCTGCGGAGTGAAAAGATCGACCTCATCATCGCCGACGTCCCCTGGCTGGCTGTGGAAGCTGGAACCTACGCGGGCGTGCCGGTTTTTGCCGTCTCCAATTTCGACTGGGTGTTCATATATGAAAGGCTGTTCCGCCCCAGCGCGGAACTGAGGCCGGTGTTGAATACCATCTTTGGCCTCTATCAGCGGGTGGACCGCGCTTTCAGGCTGCCAATGAGTTCTCCAGCGAGCATGGGCAGCTTTCGCAAACTGGAAAAAACCGGGCTGGTGGCGGCCAGAAGGATGTCAAATCCTGATCTGATCAGGGATATGGGCATCGATCCCGGCCAGCCGCTGCTGGTTTGTTCCTTTGGCGGGGCAGGAGAGATGGAACTGGACCTGAAGAAGCTTTGCGCCGCTTTCGCGGGAACGGTGGCAACTTCCGGAAACCTCAAGAGCGCTGGCAATCACATCTGCGTGCCCCGGGAAACAGATTTCTCCTCATTGATCGGAGCGGCGGACATTTTACTCACCAAACCCGGCTACGGCAGTTTCGCGGAGTCCATCCAGAGCGGAAAGCACCTCATCTTCAGCCCCCGCGCCAACTATCCCGAGGAAGATGTCCTGATCCGCGGCATCGCCGGCTATCCCGCCAAAACGGAACTGCCCTCCCTGCTGCTTTCGCAGGCAGAGTGGAAACGTGTCTTCAAATCCATCCAAGACGGTCAAAAGCCGGTGAAAAAGGTGCCGAACGCCAACGCCGCCGTGGCCGCGCTGATCATCCGCAGGTACATGGAACTGCGTTATGGCGGCAGGAAATTGCTCTCGGTCTTTGATGCGGGATCCAACAACCTGAATTACTCGCTCTGCGAAGCCGGAAAGCCCCGACCCATCCACACCGCGCAGATCAGGACCGGCCTGGGCCACGAATACCATGAGCTGGAAGACGGACGGGTGAGCGTGCCAGCCAGGCAACTGGCAGGGTTCAAACGCGCCGTGGCAGGATTCATGCGCTACGACCGGGGCATAGTTTCCCACAAACAGGTGCTGGCCACCGGCATCCATCGCCGCGGCGATTTCAGCGCGGACCTCGCCAACTGGTTCCAAACGCGGTGGAACGCGCCCTATAAAGTTTTGAGCGGCAGGGATGAAGCCGAACTGGCGGCCCTGGCGGCCAAAGACCTTGTTCCGGAAGGCAGGCAGGCGGTGATCGTGGATATCGGCGGTTTTTCCACGGAGATCGTTTCGGCCGGAGCACCTTCCAAACCATCTCCAACCAGCCTGCCGTTGGGTTTGCTGACCCTGAACCAGGCCAGTCTGGACGGCCGTGAAGCCGAACCGCTGATCCTCGAGCAATTGGAAAAACTTGCTGCCCTTGCGGCTGAGACGGTGATCTGCGTGGGACTATCCGCTGTTTTACTGGCCAAGATCATCAGGCAGATCCCCAAGTACCAGCCGGCGCGAATCCACGGCCTCAGGATCAGCCGGCAGGAATTGCTGCGGTTTCAACAACAAGCCGCGGAGGGCGACCCAAACTGTCTGATGCGCTGGTCTGTGGAGCGTCAGTCGTTGCCCTTCCTGAGCCTCAGCGCCCGCTTTTACACGCTTCTGCTGGACAAATTCGGCGCCTCGGAATTTATTGTCTGTCATTATGGAATATCAAGCGGATACAATCTTTGGAAGAAACGCAAGCGCTGAAAAGATGAAGTTTTACATCGAAACCTACGGCTGCCAGATGAACGTCTCGGACAGCGAACTGGTTGGCTCCATCCTCCTCGGCGCCGGCTGGGAACCCGCGCCCTCAATCGACGCGGCCGACCTCATCCTCTTCAACACCTGCTCCGTGCGCAAACACGCTGAGGATCGGGTGTTGGGGCGCATTTCCAACGAACGTCACCGCAAACAGCTGAAACCCGCGCTAAAGATCGCCGTGATCGGCTGCATGGCCCAAAGAATGGGGAAGAGGCTGCTGGACAGCGACATCGGCGTGGACTACGTGGTGGGGGTGGACCGGTATCTGGAACTCCCAGCCCTGCTTGATCAGCCAGGCGGCCAGGATACGGATTTCGACTTTCAACAGTTCTATCCAGGCTTGCGGCCCCTGCATGGCAACAAAACCTGCGCCTTCGTGACCATCATGCGCGGCTGTGACAATTTCTGTTCCTACTGCATCGTGCCCCACGTGCGGGGACGGGAGCGCAGCGTGGATTTCCGCCAGATCCTCTCCGAGGTGCGCGCCTGTGGCGACAACGGATTGAAAGATGTCACTTTACTGGGGCAAAATGTCAATTCATACCGCTGGGGCGGCTACGATTTTCCCCGCCTGCTGCGGGAACTGAACCAGGTGGATTCCATTCAACGGCTGCGTTTCGTAACTTCCCATCCCAAAGACCTTTCGGACGGACTGATCGAAGCGATGGCCGCCGGCGGCAAGATCTGCGAACATCTCCATCTGCCTTTGCAGAGCGGCAACAACGGGGTTCTGAAGGCCATGAACCGCAAATACACGATCGAAGTTTACCTGCGCCTGGTGCAAAAGCTAAGGGCGGCCATGCCGGAAATATCCCTGACCACCGATCTCATAGCCGGTTTCCCCGGTGAAAGCGAGGCGGATTTCTCGGATACCCTGCAGGTGATGCGCGAGGTCCGCTACGACCACGCTTTTTGCTTTAAATACAGCGAACGCGAGGGCACATCGGCCTGCGGCCTGCCGCACCAAGTGCCGGAAGCGGAACGCCTGCGCCGTTTGCAGGAGATGATCGAACTCCAGCGCGGGATCACCTTGGCAAAGTTCTCCGCCCAGACCGGCAAGGATGTTGAGGTCTATGTGGAAAGCCTGAGCAGAAAATCCCAGCAAATGGTTTCCGGGAAGACCCGTGATTACAAGATCGCCGTGTTGAGCGGCGACGCCACCGACATCGGCAAACTTAAGACCGCCCGGGTGATGAAAGCGACGGCCGGGACCCTGATCTGCGCATGAGCAGCCTGGCAGCCAAGCTTGCTGATAAGACATGTTATGTAAACTTGCATACGGGAGAGTTAAGTTCTTGAGGCTCAGCCTGCTCTCCCCCACGACAATGATAAGGACAGCACCATGAAAAGCATGACCGGCTACGGAGTGGCCAAAGCTCACGCCAACGACATCGACCTGGAATTTGAACTGAAATCGATCAACGGCAGATATCTGGACCTGCGACTCTATCTGCCGCGGGAGATCAGTTTTTTTGAATACGCCCTCCGTCAGCGCATCTCCGCCTCCCTCAGCCGGGGCACGGTGGAAGTGCGGGCCAGCTTCACCGATCACCGAGAACCTCGGATCAAGCTGAACAAGACCAAGCTGGAGAAGTATCACGCGATCGTGACCGAAGCGGCCTCGGCCTTGGGCCTGGCCGGCAACGTCTCCTTGGAGTTTCTGCTCAACGAGCCCGGGATCATCGAAAACGCCAACAACTTGGATGAGGACGCCATCCTTAACGATATGCTGCACAAGACCTTGAACGAAGCTCTGGTTAACTTGGTGAGTTCGCTTTCCGCCGAAGCCGGCAACATCCGCCAGGTGCTGAGCACTTCCTGCGCGCGCATGCTGGGAGTTCTGGCCGAGATCGAAGTGGAGATCCAACCATACAAGAAAGAGCTGTTCGAGGGCATGAAGACCCGCACGGCAGAACTGCTGAACTCCTTTGGCAAAGACAATCTGGAGCAGCGCCTGTTCCAGGAACTGGCCATCTACATCGATAAATACGACATCCACGAGGAATTGTCCCGATTGCGCAGCCATATCTCCACCCTGCTGAGCAACTTGGAAAAAAGCGAAGACAACGGCAAGACCCTCAATTTCATCCTGCAGGAGATGCAGCGCGAGGCCAACACCCTGGGCTCAAAGTTTTCCACAGCCAAAACTTACCCCCACATCCTCATCCTGAAGGAAGAGGTGGAAAAATGCCGGGAGATAGTGCAGAATGTCGCCTGAACCCCTGCTGAGCTGGCGTTCCTGGCCCTTTGTGGAAAGGCCGAGGAGTTCAGCGCTGTTGCTGGCTTTTCTGGCTTTTCTGGCCTGGTTTCTCTGGAATCTGGCCGTGAAGCAATGGCAGCAACCCTGGTTCTACTTTCTGGGAATGCTGCTGGTTTTGGGCAACCTTCTCCCCTACTTCATCCCCACCACCTACCAGCTTTATGAATATGAGATAGTGATCCACTATCTGTTTTTGAAGATCACCCGCCGCTACGCGGATTTCGGCTGTTTTTACAGCGACAAGCGGGGCATCATGCTCAGCACTTTCAAGCTACCCCGGCGCCTGGACGCCTTCAGGGGGCAGTCTTTACGCTTTTCCAAGGCTCAGGCCGAGAAGGAACAACTCATCGAGATCCTCACCCGCAAGATCGGCAAACAGTATTAGAGGTACAAATTGAAAAACATGAATATCAGTGACCGGGTCGTTGGCCTGTTTACCCGCAGCAACAATAAACCATTGTCCTACAACGAACTGGTGGGGGAACTCCAGCTCAGCAAGAAAGAGAAAGCCCTGCTATCGGAGACCCTGCAGGCCATGATGGCCGAGGGCACTGTGGCCAAGAAAAGCCGCAAGTTTTCCCTCATCATCACCAAACCCGTGCCCACCGCGCCCGCTCCCGAACCCCTGAATCCCAAACTACTGGAGGGAGTTTTCGACGCCACCCCGCTGGCCAAAAACCTCTCCTTCGCCTTCGTGCGCACGGAAAAGGGGGATTTTTTCATCAGTGCCGAAGATACGCTCAACGCTTATCACGGCGACGTTGTGAAC
This is a stretch of genomic DNA from Candidatus Cloacimonadota bacterium. It encodes these proteins:
- a CDS encoding DUF1732 domain-containing protein is translated as MKSMTGYGVAKAHANDIDLEFELKSINGRYLDLRLYLPREISFFEYALRQRISASLSRGTVEVRASFTDHREPRIKLNKTKLEKYHAIVTEAASALGLAGNVSLEFLLNEPGIIENANNLDEDAILNDMLHKTLNEALVNLVSSLSAEAGNIRQVLSTSCARMLGVLAEIEVEIQPYKKELFEGMKTRTAELLNSFGKDNLEQRLFQELAIYIDKYDIHEELSRLRSHISTLLSNLEKSEDNGKTLNFILQEMQREANTLGSKFSTAKTYPHILILKEEVEKCREIVQNVA
- the miaB gene encoding tRNA (N6-isopentenyl adenosine(37)-C2)-methylthiotransferase MiaB, whose product is MKFYIETYGCQMNVSDSELVGSILLGAGWEPAPSIDAADLILFNTCSVRKHAEDRVLGRISNERHRKQLKPALKIAVIGCMAQRMGKRLLDSDIGVDYVVGVDRYLELPALLDQPGGQDTDFDFQQFYPGLRPLHGNKTCAFVTIMRGCDNFCSYCIVPHVRGRERSVDFRQILSEVRACGDNGLKDVTLLGQNVNSYRWGGYDFPRLLRELNQVDSIQRLRFVTSHPKDLSDGLIEAMAAGGKICEHLHLPLQSGNNGVLKAMNRKYTIEVYLRLVQKLRAAMPEISLTTDLIAGFPGESEADFSDTLQVMREVRYDHAFCFKYSEREGTSACGLPHQVPEAERLRRLQEMIELQRGITLAKFSAQTGKDVEVYVESLSRKSQQMVSGKTRDYKIAVLSGDATDIGKLKTARVMKATAGTLICA